The Ancylothrix sp. D3o genome segment AGTTGATTTTGATTGGCAATGAGGAGTAATGAAGTGTTTTTATAAGTTAGAGATAGGGCTTTTTACTGCGATGAGGTAAAGTTTGGCAGTTCTAAAGAATAGGTTTTTATTATAAACCGGATTTTTCCTGTGTCCAGTCCTATGAAAACGGCTGACCATTAAATTTTGACAAATCAGCAAAGCAATTTTAGCTGGCTAGATAGGGGGTTGGGTGGAAACTCTCGCCTTGTTGCTTCTAAATTAAAAAAATTTTTGAGTTCCAAAGGGTGGGGTTTGGAAATTGCATATCCTTGGGCGTAATCGACTCCTAATTCTTTGAGGCTTTGGAGAGTAGCTTCATTTTCTACAAATTCTGCTATGGTTTCAATGCCCATAACGTGCCCGATACGGTTAATGGCTTCTACCATTGCAAAATCAATGGCATTTTCGGCAATATTTTTGACAAAACTGCCATCTATTTTTAAATAATCTACGGGTAAATTTCTCAAATAGGCAAAGGATGACATTCCGCTGCCAAAATCATCCAATGCAAACCGGCATCCCATTTCTCGCAAGGATTCGATGAGCTTTGCGGTTTTGCTTAAATTGGCTACTGCCAAAGTTTCTGTAATTTCAAAACAAATCATATTAGGGGGAATTTGGAATAGGGAAAATTCTTCACTCAAAAAGTCTATGAATTTTTCATCATTCAGGCTATCTGCTGAGAGGTTAACAGCAAATAAAATGCCGCAGCTTTGGGGGAATTTTTGGGCACTTTTCTGTTGAAGTTTTAGGTATTGATGGGGTTTAAAGAGAGAAAGTTGACTGAACAAACTACGGATAACCCAGCGGTCGATAGCGTGCATGAGGTGATAGCGTTCAGCGGCGGGGATAAAGGCCATTGGTGAGATAATTTGGCCGGTTTCGGGGTCTTGTAGACGCAGTAAAATTTCACAATGTAAATCGCTGACTGGGGTTGTTTTGTTATCAATTTGAAGTGCTGGTTGAGTAATGGGGACGATGGGCTGGGAAAAAAGACAAAATAAGTTTTCTTCTAAGGCGCGGGTAATTCTGACAAGCCATTGAGTTTCACCGCGTTGTTTGGCTAATTCTCGATCATTTGCCTCATAAATATGAACTCGGTTGCGGCCTTGATCTTTGGCTGCATAACAGGCGGCATCGGCTTCGTTTAAGGTTTGCTGGGCGTTTTGGCTGGTGGCGTTAATGCTTACTAAGCCAATACTGACTCCCAGGCTAAAGCTTTTATCTTGCCAAACAAAGCGAAACGAGTGAATACTTTGTAAAAGTTTTTCGGCAATTTCTAAGCCTTGCTCATGGCAACATTGGTAAAGGATGACGGCAAATTCATCGCCGCCGAGACGGGCTAAGAGATCGGTTTTGCGAATTTTTGTTTTAAATTGTTGTGTGACTTGTCGGAGTAGTTCGTCACCGGCAATATGTCCGCAGGTATCGTTAACAATTTTAAATCGGTCTAAGTCTAAAAAAAGTAATATATGATTTAAGTTATTTCTTTGGGCATTAAAGATAGCTTGTTCGAGTTGATATTCAAATTCGCGGCGGTTGACAAGGCCGGTGAGGGCGTCGTGACTGGCTTGCCAAGATAGTTGACGAGCTTGGGTGCGGATTTGGGTGACGTCACGAAATACTAACACGGCACCGACTAAGGTACCGCAAGAGGAGTGGATGGGTGCGGCGGAGTGGTCGATGGCGAATTGGTGGCCGTTGCGGGCAATTAAGAGGTTGTGGTTGACTAAATCGATGATTTGGTCGTTGCAAAGGGCGCTTGAGAGGATGTTTTCAACGGGGATGCCGTCTTGATCGTTAACGATGTGAAAGACGCGGTTAAGGGGTAAGCCTTTGGCTTCTTTTGTTGTCCAGCCGGTGAGTTTTTCGGCAACGGGGTTGAGGGAAGAAATACGTCCGGTGGCGTCGGTGGTGATGACTCCATCGCCGATGGATTGGAGGGTGACTTGGGCTAGTTCTTTTTCGGCAAAAAGCGCTTGTTCCATGCGTTTGCGTTCGGTGATATCACGTTGGACGGAGATCCAGTGGGTGAGTTTGCCGGCCCTGTTGGTGACGGGGACGCTGTTGAGTTCTACCCAATATTCTGTGCCGTCTTTGCGGTAGTTGATGATTTCGACGCGGACGGGTTTTTGGGCTAAAAAGGCTTGTTGGATTTTGGCTATTTGGTTGGGGTCGCTGTTTGGGCCCCGCAAAATGCTGGGGCTTTTGCCGGCGATTTCTGTGAGGCTGTAGCCGGTGAGTTTGGTAAAGGCTTGGTTGACAAACAATATGGTGGGATCGGTTTGTTGTGTGCCGTCAGGGTGCATTATGACGATGGCATCGTTGGCATTGAGGACGACAGACTCCAGCAGGCGGAGGCGTTCTTCGGTTTGTTTACGGGTGGCGATTTCGCTTTCGAGTTGGGTGACAACTTCGTTGAGTTCGCTGAGGGCTTTTTGCAGTTCGCCGGTGCGCTGTTCGATGGCAATTTGTAAGCCATCGATGATGCCGGACATTTCCATTGGATCGAGGACTCGCAGCAGGCTTGTTTGGGTGATGATGCCTTGGAGTTGTCCTTGTTTATTGGCGACGGCGAGCCGGCGGACGAATCGCTGCTGCATTTCTTGATGGGCTTGCCAGAGCGAGTCTTCGGGGCTCAGGCAAAATAGGGGGGTACTCATTACGGTTTCAGCGCTTATCTTGCCGAGATCGAGTTCAAGCGATTGAAATTGCACGATATCGCGTTCTGTAACCATTCCTATGGGGGTGCTGTTGGCGGAGGTGCCGGTGGAGATGATGATACAGCTAACGTTGTGCTCTGTCATCTGTTTTGCCAGGTTGAGCACGGAGGTTTCTAGGGGTGCTTGGATGACTTCGCTGTTCATTACTTCCTCAACGGATCGCATTTTGAGGAGGTTTGCCGGTTGCAAAATGGCTTGACGGATGGTTTCGGGGGTGATGACTCCCAGAAGGGTGCCTTGGCTGTTGGTGATCGGCAGGTGGCGAATGCGGTGTTGTCGCAGCATTAGCAATACGGTGAAGACGTCTTGTACTTCTTTGTCGCAGACAACAAGCACGGGGGATGTCATTACTTCTGCTATCGTGCAGTGGTTTAAACCAACTTTGCCGGAGGCGATTAAATGGACGAGATCGCGTTCGGTGAAGATGCCTAGGAGGTTGGGGCTGCTATTTTCTGGGCTTTGTTTTTCTATGATCAAAACGCAGCTTGCTCTGGCTTCTCCCAGGAGGGCAGATGTGTTGTCTTTTGAAATTTCTTTGAGGGGGTTGATTTTGCTGAGCGGGCAACTGTTGCGAAGCTGGCCCATCATTGCAATGACTTCGATGAGAGGGGTTTCTGGGCTGACGGTGAGGGGGTGTGGATCAATAACATCTTCTAAATGTGGCAGATGTATGGGGGGTTTTTTTAGCTGCATGGTTTTAATATTTTTGATTTTTGATTTTTGATTTTTGATTTCTAGGGGTTTTGTTTGCTCAGATAAGTTTGTCAAATGATAGACAAAGCTTTTGGTTTTGTTACCAAGGTATTTAAAATTTCTTATCAATGGGAGGCTTTCTGTTGGGGAATGGCTCCTCATGGCTATTGCTATGTTCTTGGAAGATAACTTGAAATTCTGGATAAAGGCGAATATTTTTCCCAAATTTAACAAAACATAAAATTATTCTGTTTAATTATCTCACATTTGAGGGCTGTAGGGGTTTGGGATTGGCGGGTTGGGGTATTGCAGGTCTTGCTTTGGCTGGGCTTTTTCGATTCTTGGCTGAAACGGGCTGGCACTGCATCTATACTAAGAGGGATTGTTAAATTTTTATCTACTGAAGATGAGCCAACAAGTATCTGATATTTCTGTAAAGACGATCCAAGGTGAGGAAAGACTGCTAGGAAGTTATGCCGGCCAAGTTTTACTGATTGTAAATGTGGCTTCTTATTGTGGTTACACGCGCCAGTATGCCGGTTTGGAGGAGTTGTATCAAAAGTATAAGGCTCAAGGTTTACGGGTTTTGGCCTTTCCTTGTAATGATTTTGGGGCTCAGGAACCGGGAACTAATGAGCAAATTGTACAGTTCTGCGAGACTAATTACGGTGTTTCGTTTGAGTTGTTTGATAAGGTTAATGCGCTGGGTTCTCAGCAGCATCCGCTTTATGCTCGTTTGACTAATTCTGCGGGTTTGGGGGGCGATGTTGGTTGGAATTTTGAGAAGTTTTTGGTGGGGAAAAATGGGGAGGTTGTGGCTCGTTTTAAAAGCGGTGTTGCTCCGAATTCCCCTGAGTTAATTTCCGCTATTGAGCAGGAGTTGAGTAAGTAGGTAATTGCTGGTAGTAGTTGCCGGTTTTAGTCGCGGGTTTTAGTCGCCGATTAAAACCGGCAGATGGTGGGCGAAAACCCCCCCCGGAAAGGGTTAGGAAGTTAACGAAATTTTGCCCAAAAAAAATCGGCACTCCAACAACTTCTACCGGGGTTTTATTTTTGGAGATGCGGGGGAAAACCGGCCCCATTAACTAGGTTTAAAACCAGAGAGGGCGTTTCAATTCATAAGCCTGATCTATCCCGCCGGTAAAAACGGAATAAGCCATTTATAAAAAGCCGAAATAAAGGATAAAGCGACGGTTATAAACCCGCAACTACAAAATAAAAAACTCCTGCGGGGTTTGGTTTTTGTAGAGACCGGCCCCCTACCTCTGAAACCAAGCCGTCAAAGCCAAAGCCAAAGCATCCGCCGCATCATCGGGTTTCGGAATGACTTCCAAACCCAACTCCTGCGCCACCGCTTCTTGAACCTCGTATTTTTCCGCATTCCCATAACCCGTCAACGCCAGCTTAACCTGCCCAGGCGTAAACTCCCTAATCGGCACCTCAAACTGCGCCAAAACTAACATAATCACCCCCCGCGCCTGCGCCACCAAAATTGTATTCGCCATCCGATAAAAAAAGAACTTTTCTATCACTACTAAATCCGGCTTAATCTCCCCTACAACCGTATGCAAATCTTCATAAATCGTCCGCAAACGCATTCCTATTTCTTCCCCTTTTGGAGTTTGAATTACCCCAAAATCCCCCACTGAAATAGAGGCCGGTTCTTCACAATAAATCGCCCCAAATCCTAATTTAGCAAAACCTGGATCAATCCCTAAAATACGCATAATTAAAAAAAAAACCACAGATGGACACAAATAAACGCAGATAAAAAGCAAAACCTATCCGCGTTTATCTGCGTTTATCTGCGGTTAAATAATTCTTTGATCACCGCTTACCGGCCACCGCTGGCATTTTTTGTTCGGGTTCAGGTAAACCAAAAACTCGACAGAAAACCTTTTCAACCTTTGAACCTGAATCAATCGACTCAAGCGGATCTTTCCGCAAACGGTGACGCAAACAAAGCGTAACCACCCGCCGAATATCATCCACCGTTACATTAGTCCGTCCTTCAAATGCTGCAATTGCTTTTGCCGCACGATTTGTTACCAAATCTCCGCGCAAACCATCCACATCTAACTCTGCACAAACTTGGGAAATTTGCACCCGTAAATCATAATCAATTTGAACAGATTTAAGCAAATTTTGGGCATCAATCAAGCTTTTTTGCACCGCATCTTGCTCAACTTGACACTTTTCTAAATATCCCTGGGGGTCAGAATCAAAAGCCGACCGTTCCTCAACAATTTTTACCCGCAAAGTTGGGTCTTTGACTGTCCGTATTTCTGCGTGCATTCCGAAGCGATCCAACAACTGCGGACGCAATTCGCCTTCTTCTGGGTTGCCAGATCCAACTAACACAAACCGGGCGGGATGTCGAATTGAAATCCCTTCGCGTTCAACCGTATTCCAACCGGATGCTGCTGAGTCTAAAAGCACGTCTACCAAGTGATCATCAAGCAAGTTGACTTCATCCACATAAAGGATGCCACGATTTGCTTTTGCCAGCAAACCCGGTTCAAAAGCTTTCACACCTTCAGACAATGCTTTTTCAATATCAATTGTGCCGCAAACACGATCCTCAGTTGCACCCAAAGGTAAATCAATCATTTGCACTTTCCGCTTGACAACCGGCACATTTTCGCCTTTTGTAATACGCTGGCGCAATTCATCACTCATCAAGTCAGGATCGGTGGGATGACAGTTAAATGGATCATCTGCTACCACATCAATTTCTGGCAACAAATCAGCCAGGGCACGAATTGTGGTAGACTTGCCGGTGCCGCGATCTCCCATGATCATTACACCGCCAATTTTGGGGTCAATTACATTTAGCATTAGCGCTAATTTCATTTCCTCTTGCCCCACAATGGCGGTAAAAGGATACACAGCGCGACGGGCTGTTACATTTAAAGCAGGGTTGGCCGGTGCAGTCAAAGTCACGAGAAATTCCTACTAAAAAATTATTATTGTTGTGTGTATCTCATTCTATAACTCTTGGGTCATACTTAACTCAACTAACTTTAAACTTTCCACCGGCCTTTTTTGGTAGCTCCGCCAGCATCCTGCTAAAATTCGTTGAATGGTAACAAACATATTCAGCCAAAAATTATGAGCAATTCCCCTATCCCCGTAATTGTCAACGGCGCCGGCGGTAAAATGGGCCGGGAAGTCGTTAAAGCAGTGGCCGGTGCGTCTGATATGACACTCATCGCCGCTATTGATCGCAATCCCGATCTGATCGGAAAAGATATCGGGGAAGTAGCCGGTATTGGTGAAATGGAAATTCCGATTACAAACGAAATGGAATCAATGTGTGCTTTTGCAGCACAACAAAAAGAACTGCCGGTGATGGTAGATTTCACTCATCCAGACGGAGTTTATCACAATATTCGCTCTGCCATTGCTTATGGAATTAGGCCGGTTGTAGGCACCACCGGCATGAGTGCTAAACAACTAAAAGACATAGAAGAATTTGCCGAAAAAGCAAGCACCGGCTGCTTAATAATCCCCAATTTTTCTATAGGAATGGTATTATTACAACAAGCAGCAATCCAAGCCTCCAAATACTTCGATCACGTTGAAATCATCGAACTACACCACAACCAAAAAGCCGACGCCCCCAGCGGAACCGCCATACAAACGGCCCAATTATTAGCAGAAATGGGAAAAACATTCAACCCCCCCGAAGTCAAAGAAACCGAAAAAATAGCCGGTGCTAGAGGCAGCCTCGCCGAAGAAAACATCCGCATCCACAGCATCCGTTTACCCGGCTTAATAGCCCACCAAGAAGTAATATTTGGAGCAGCCGGCCAAATATACACACTCCGCCACGACACAAGTGATCGCTCCTGTTATATGCCCGGAGTCCTCCTTTCAATTCGCAAAGTTCTACAACTAAAATCAATGGTTTATGGACTAGAAAAAATCCTCTAACCCCCACCACCCTCAATGGTTCATAACCCCTTCCCCAAAGGTATGAACCATCTGCATAGCGCTATCGCGCCGCTCCGCGTACATCTGCGTTTATCTGCGTTTATCTGCGGTTAAAAAATCCCTTATGCTAATTCCCCTAACCCGAAAAATCTTTGAAAATTTAATACCCCCAGTAGCCACCGGCGCCCAATACGCCTACTATTGGGGAAACGCCCAAAGCTTCCTAAAACGCCTATTAATCTCCGTTATTGCCGTTGTAGTCATCTGGTTAATGAGTCCAATTTTCGGACAAGGCGGCGCAAATTTGCAGCTAATTATCGGAATTTTCGGCGCTTTATATTGGCTGTGGGGGCCGGTTGCCTTAGCCAGTTATAGAAATTGGCAATGCCGAAAATATCAATATTGTGGATTTTGGCAAGGCAAAGTTGTAGATGTTTATCTCACCGAAGATTTAATAGGACAAGAAGAAACCGTCAACAACGAAGGCGAACTTGTCATTGTCGAAAACCGAGAAAGACGAATTAACCTAGAAGTTGGCGACAAAACCGGCTTTACTAACTTATTGCGAGTTCCCCTCAAAAAAGAACATAAAAAAATCAAACGCGGACAAGTAGCCCTGATGTTGGTAATGTCAAATCAACCCAATTTAAGCCGCATTGAAAAAGTTTCTGATATCTACATTCCCAGCCAAGATGTTTGGGTGAGTGACTATCCCTATTTACGACGAGACGAATTTGTAGACATCAGCAAAGAGTTAAAACAATCCAAAAAACAACCCAAAGAAACCCCCAGACGAAGAAATCGGGAAGACTGAATTAGAAACCCGATTTTTAAAAAGATCGGGTTTCAGCAAACCAATTATTAAGGAAACCCTCGACGCGGTTGAGTATCCGAATAATAGGGCCCTGATTGTGGCAAACTTAAATAAGGCACACCGGCCTGTTGAGAATTTGAATAAGGGTCTGATGCCGGTCGTCTTAAATTTTGACTCTCTAATTCAATTCCTATCGCCCCATCGAGTTTTGCATTTGCCAAATTTGCCCCATTGAGATTAGCGCCAGAAAGATTAGCACCACTTAAATTTGCATTTAATAAATTGGCACTACTCAAATTAGCACCGCTGAGGTTTGCATCACTTAAATCTACTTCAACTAAACGCGCATCACTGAGATTTGCATTGAGCAAATTGGCAGCCACCAAATTTGCTTTCCCCATATTACTGCCGGCCAAATTTACCCCACTTAAATTTGCTCTTGCTAACTGTGTGCCAATTAAATTAGCACCTGATAAATCTGCACCGGAAAGATTACCATCGCTGATATCAGCATTAACAAGATTGGAGACGCGCAAATCGGCGCCGCTGAGATTAGCATGATTGAGATGAGATTCAAATAAATTGATGCCTTTAGCATCCAAACCACTTAAATCGGAACTCACCAAATCCGCAGCCACCACATTTGCAAAACTTAAATCAGCACCACTTAAATTTGCCTTACTCAACTTAACACTGTTGAGATTAGCAAACATTAATTTTGCACCACTTAAATCGGCTCCACTCAAATTAAACCGGCTCAAGTTGGCATCTCTAAGATCGCCTCCTTGGCATTGTTTCGTTTCTAATAACCGTTTGACGTGCGCGGGATTTCCAGCCATATTTTTTGCCTTTATATATGCCCCTGGTTTTTTTTGTGAAACTCTGGCATCGAGAATGTAGATTCGCTGGCAACTGTCGAAGGCGGTTTAGCCCTCGACAACTGCCTTATTGAAATTGTGCTGTAAAAAATGAAAATTTACAGCAATCTATCAGAAAAAATAGCAGATCCCCGCTAAAAAGCCTAGTCGTCACCCACAGACTCAAAAAATTTCGCTAGGCTTCGGGAATCCGCCAAAGGCAACGGGTAGTGAAGGCAGATTCACCTGTGTGTCCGTCTGCACAAGGCACAGAATGACTGTTTGGAGAATGATTTTATGACTCAATCCGCTGCACACTCCTATTGCTTAAATCCCAATTGTCAGCATTCTCAAAATACTCTTACGGCTGAAAATTGCAATGCTTGTGGTACGCCGTTATTATTACAAAACCGTTATCGGGCGATTAAATTGCTTGGTGCTGGGGGTTTTGGACGAACTTTTTTAGCCATTGATACCTCGAAATCTAGCCAAAACCGCTGTGTAATTAAACAATTTTTTCCTAAAAGTAATGCCAACCGGCAAAAAGCCTCTGAGTTATTTCGTCAGGAAGCTGAAAAGCTTAAAAATGTAGGAAAATTTCGGCAAGTTCCGGCTTTATTCGATTATTTTGAAGAAGGAAAAGAACAATATTTGCTGCAAGAATATATTGCCGG includes the following:
- the ruvC gene encoding crossover junction endodeoxyribonuclease RuvC encodes the protein MRILGIDPGFAKLGFGAIYCEEPASISVGDFGVIQTPKGEEIGMRLRTIYEDLHTVVGEIKPDLVVIEKFFFYRMANTILVAQARGVIMLVLAQFEVPIREFTPGQVKLALTGYGNAEKYEVQEAVAQELGLEVIPKPDDAADALALALTAWFQR
- the dapB gene encoding 4-hydroxy-tetrahydrodipicolinate reductase, with protein sequence MSNSPIPVIVNGAGGKMGREVVKAVAGASDMTLIAAIDRNPDLIGKDIGEVAGIGEMEIPITNEMESMCAFAAQQKELPVMVDFTHPDGVYHNIRSAIAYGIRPVVGTTGMSAKQLKDIEEFAEKASTGCLIIPNFSIGMVLLQQAAIQASKYFDHVEIIELHHNQKADAPSGTAIQTAQLLAEMGKTFNPPEVKETEKIAGARGSLAEENIRIHSIRLPGLIAHQEVIFGAAGQIYTLRHDTSDRSCYMPGVLLSIRKVLQLKSMVYGLEKIL
- the bchI gene encoding magnesium chelatase ATPase subunit I — encoded protein: MTLTAPANPALNVTARRAVYPFTAIVGQEEMKLALMLNVIDPKIGGVMIMGDRGTGKSTTIRALADLLPEIDVVADDPFNCHPTDPDLMSDELRQRITKGENVPVVKRKVQMIDLPLGATEDRVCGTIDIEKALSEGVKAFEPGLLAKANRGILYVDEVNLLDDHLVDVLLDSAASGWNTVEREGISIRHPARFVLVGSGNPEEGELRPQLLDRFGMHAEIRTVKDPTLRVKIVEERSAFDSDPQGYLEKCQVEQDAVQKSLIDAQNLLKSVQIDYDLRVQISQVCAELDVDGLRGDLVTNRAAKAIAAFEGRTNVTVDDIRRVVTLCLRHRLRKDPLESIDSGSKVEKVFCRVFGLPEPEQKMPAVAGKR
- a CDS encoding phosphate ABC transporter permease, which produces MLIPLTRKIFENLIPPVATGAQYAYYWGNAQSFLKRLLISVIAVVVIWLMSPIFGQGGANLQLIIGIFGALYWLWGPVALASYRNWQCRKYQYCGFWQGKVVDVYLTEDLIGQEETVNNEGELVIVENRERRINLEVGDKTGFTNLLRVPLKKEHKKIKRGQVALMLVMSNQPNLSRIEKVSDIYIPSQDVWVSDYPYLRRDEFVDISKELKQSKKQPKETPRRRNRED
- a CDS encoding EAL domain-containing protein, producing the protein MQLKKPPIHLPHLEDVIDPHPLTVSPETPLIEVIAMMGQLRNSCPLSKINPLKEISKDNTSALLGEARASCVLIIEKQSPENSSPNLLGIFTERDLVHLIASGKVGLNHCTIAEVMTSPVLVVCDKEVQDVFTVLLMLRQHRIRHLPITNSQGTLLGVITPETIRQAILQPANLLKMRSVEEVMNSEVIQAPLETSVLNLAKQMTEHNVSCIIISTGTSANSTPIGMVTERDIVQFQSLELDLGKISAETVMSTPLFCLSPEDSLWQAHQEMQQRFVRRLAVANKQGQLQGIITQTSLLRVLDPMEMSGIIDGLQIAIEQRTGELQKALSELNEVVTQLESEIATRKQTEERLRLLESVVLNANDAIVIMHPDGTQQTDPTILFVNQAFTKLTGYSLTEIAGKSPSILRGPNSDPNQIAKIQQAFLAQKPVRVEIINYRKDGTEYWVELNSVPVTNRAGKLTHWISVQRDITERKRMEQALFAEKELAQVTLQSIGDGVITTDATGRISSLNPVAEKLTGWTTKEAKGLPLNRVFHIVNDQDGIPVENILSSALCNDQIIDLVNHNLLIARNGHQFAIDHSAAPIHSSCGTLVGAVLVFRDVTQIRTQARQLSWQASHDALTGLVNRREFEYQLEQAIFNAQRNNLNHILLFLDLDRFKIVNDTCGHIAGDELLRQVTQQFKTKIRKTDLLARLGGDEFAVILYQCCHEQGLEIAEKLLQSIHSFRFVWQDKSFSLGVSIGLVSINATSQNAQQTLNEADAACYAAKDQGRNRVHIYEANDRELAKQRGETQWLVRITRALEENLFCLFSQPIVPITQPALQIDNKTTPVSDLHCEILLRLQDPETGQIISPMAFIPAAERYHLMHAIDRWVIRSLFSQLSLFKPHQYLKLQQKSAQKFPQSCGILFAVNLSADSLNDEKFIDFLSEEFSLFQIPPNMICFEITETLAVANLSKTAKLIESLREMGCRFALDDFGSGMSSFAYLRNLPVDYLKIDGSFVKNIAENAIDFAMVEAINRIGHVMGIETIAEFVENEATLQSLKELGVDYAQGYAISKPHPLELKNFFNLEATRREFPPNPLSSQLKLLC
- a CDS encoding pentapeptide repeat-containing protein, which encodes MAGNPAHVKRLLETKQCQGGDLRDANLSRFNLSGADLSGAKLMFANLNSVKLSKANLSGADLSFANVVAADLVSSDLSGLDAKGINLFESHLNHANLSGADLRVSNLVNADISDGNLSGADLSGANLIGTQLARANLSGVNLAGSNMGKANLVAANLLNANLSDARLVEVDLSDANLSGANLSSANLLNANLSGANLSGANLNGANLANAKLDGAIGIELESQNLRRPASDPYSNSQQAGVPYLSLPQSGPYYSDTQPRRGFP
- a CDS encoding glutathione peroxidase, yielding MSQQVSDISVKTIQGEERLLGSYAGQVLLIVNVASYCGYTRQYAGLEELYQKYKAQGLRVLAFPCNDFGAQEPGTNEQIVQFCETNYGVSFELFDKVNALGSQQHPLYARLTNSAGLGGDVGWNFEKFLVGKNGEVVARFKSGVAPNSPELISAIEQELSK